From Carya illinoinensis cultivar Pawnee chromosome 5, C.illinoinensisPawnee_v1, whole genome shotgun sequence, one genomic window encodes:
- the LOC122310108 gene encoding protein BIG GRAIN 1-like E translates to IPLTPVTLLSNKCHISHQRDQFRVSAMSTTALSDPCKFYKKSFHRRNDSGELDVFEAARYFSGYHEAAGYNSTNFTQKIGRDERQGYRVGRMSLDVPMRNSLPQQHHGVEKQMKEKKYKQPSSPGGRLASFLNSLFSQSASKKKKSKSASQSMKDEEESPGGRRKRRSSISHFRSSSTADSKSIYSSSSSGFRTPPPYAQTPTKSYKDFRSYSDHHKQVASLSKNSGQARSTTLHNEVLDDKIRNKELSWLDEKFTFSNGFPEKTKNIGSGYSEKGRIWMDKYPSEEKEFRKFGEDVDDGAESDSSSDLFELQNYDLGDYSSGLPVYETTNMDSIKRGAPISNGPL, encoded by the coding sequence ATACCCTTAACACCTGTGACATTACTTTCAAACAAGTGCCATATATCCCATCAGAGAGATCAGTTTCGAGTTTCAGCTATGTCCACCACAGCCCTTTCAGACCCATGTAAATTTTACAAGAAATCATTCCACCGAAGGAATGATTCTGGTGAGCTTGACGTGTTTGAGGCTGCGAGGTACTTCTCTGGATACCATGAAGCTGCTGGCTATAATAGTACAAACTTTACTCAGAAGATCGGAAGAGATGAAAGGCAGGGTTATAGAGTAGGCAGAATGAGCTTAGATGTGCCAATGAGAAACTCTCTTCCTCAACAACATCATGGGGTGGAGAAGCAAATGAAAGAGAAGAAGTACAAGCAACCTAGCTCTCCAGGTGGGAGGCTGGCTAGTTTCTTGAATTCTCTCTTCAGCCAATCAGCttctaagaaaaagaaatcaaaatcgGCCTCACAGTCTATGAAAGATGAAGAGGAGAGCCCTGGAGGaagaaggaagaggaggagCAGCATTAGTCATTTTCGAAGCTCAAGCACCGCGGATTCCAAGTCTATATATTCTTCTTCAAGCTCAGGTTTTAGAACACCTCCTCCTTATGCACAAACACCTACAAAGAGCTATAAGGATTTTAGAAGCTATTCAGATCATCACAAACAAGTGGCGTCTTTGTCAAAGAACAGTGGTCAGGCAAGATCCACGACCTTACATAATGAGGTCTTGGACGACAAGATTAGAAACAAAGAATTATCTTGGTTGGATGAAAAATTCACGTTCAGCAATGGGTTCCCAGAAAAAACCAAGAATATTGGAAGCGGATATTCGGAGAAAGGTAGGATTTGGATGGACAAATACCCGTCAGAAGAGAAGGAATTCCGGAAATTTGGTGAGGACGTTGATGATGGTGCAGAAAGTGATTCAAGTTCTGATCTGTTCGAGTTGCAAAACTATGACTTGGGTGACTATTCAAGTGGTCTGCCTGTCTATGAAACGACCAACATGGATAGCATCAAGAGAGGAGCACCAATTTCCAATGGCCCTCTATGA
- the LOC122310110 gene encoding uncharacterized protein LOC122310110 → MLSVAAAASWLGSRRIRYCLLLLCSPILLPCLCAAFPLICAAEICLRRRIRRRKAAPGSQEEEPLRRCEEGCGCGVVEEDQGVGLLQRYLEDQMLLVGSVYDCGDEDDDGPSGGSRTPLLG, encoded by the coding sequence ATGCTATCCGTCGCCGCCGCAGCGTCCTGGCTCGGCTCCCGCCGGATCCGCTACTGCTTGCTGCTCCTATGCTCGCCCATTCTATTGCCATGCCTCTGCGCCGCGTTCCCGTTGATCTGCGCCGCCGAGATCTGCCTCCGCCGCCGAATCCGGAGACGGAAGGCCGCGCCCGGATCCCAAGAGGAAGAGCCGCTGAGGCGATGCGAGGAGGGCTGCGGGTGCGGCGTTGTAGAAGAGGACCAAGGGGTGGGGCTGTTGCAGCGGTACTTGGAGGATCAGATGCTTCTCGTTGGATCGGTATACGACTGCggggatgaagatgatgatggtcCAAGTGGCGGGAGCAGGACGCCTTTACTGGGCTGA
- the LOC122311754 gene encoding squamosa promoter-binding-like protein 6 isoform X1, translating to MEPWSYTSEGKGLLFPDEIDLQVDAFARSKKPLMEWDNKPNFSFESNGLVSDREAVESMDFVELGFPDFVRKPFHGNQGLEMFSGEVGSSSSQRAVSPSCIITSNSCFEEVASEEKLSSSGMETNNQDLSLIDLKLGRLADCKGAESSKLFKHRPVLSSEPPSLLTKRARKANSHSQAAFCQVHGCNKDLSSSKDYHKRHKVCDVHSKTTKVIVNGIEQRFCQQCSRFHLLAEFDEGKRSCRKRLAGHNERRRKPQLDTLSGKHKLLQSYQDTRYLGTSFPKRTPFVFPDIFRPGIVHPGKSDQANWFTHIKLEGESFYSPQSAIPLANGQLIPKSFLHLHDIGKQHCLGVPSAGTENCDVTVSTIQELSGASISSRALSLLSAQSQGLSSHLTGIPMASPQIMQGDAAHHVGVQIFEKPLRASSMEQYGPSGLYSHGLNSMDVGKMGSIMFSDASHAADFQVCTEGGFQDSGMLNAKYCPSPEHGSTVDWLQLSSHLQRVERQKNSIQVKQENEDSCYFPTFRVLCNQQG from the exons ATGGAGCCTTGGAGTTACACATCAGAAGGGAAAGGCCTTTTGTTTCCTGATGAAATAGATTTACAAGTTGATGCTTTTGCTAGAAGCAAAAAACCATTAATGGAATGGGATAATAAACCCAATTTTAGTTTTGAAAGCAACGGGCTTGTATCTGATAGAGAAGCGGTTGAGAGCATGGATTTTGTCGAATTGGGATTCCCTGACTTTGTGAGAAAACCATTTCATGGTAACCAAGGATTAGAGATGTTCAGTGGTGAGGTTGGCAGCAGTTCTAGTCAAAGAGCAGTTTCCCCATCGTGTATTATTACCTCAAATTCATGCTTTGAAGAAGTGGCTTCTGAAGAAAAGCTTTCAAGTTCAGGCATGGAAACTAACAACCAAGATTTATCACTTATTGATTTGAAGCTAGGGAGATTGGCTGATTGCAAAGGTGCAGAGAGCAGCAAGCTTTTTAAACACAGACCGGTTTTGTCATCTGAACCACCATCCTTGCTGACAAAGCGAGCACGCAAAGCAAATTCACACTCTCAGGCTGCCTTCTGCCAAGTCCATGGTTGTAACAAGGATTTGAGCTCCTCAAAGGATTACCACAAAAGGCATAAAGTTTGCGATGTTCACTCCAAGACTACCAAAGTTATTGTTAACGGCATTGAACAAAGGTTTTGTCAACAGTGTAGCAG GTTTCATTTGCTGGCTGAATTTGATGAAGGGAAGCGAAGTTGTCGTAAACGCTTAGCAGGCCATAATGAACGTCGAAGGAAGCCTCAGTTAGATACCCTTTCTGGTAAACATAAGCTGCTTCAATCATATCAAG ACACTAGATATCTGGGGACTTCCTTCCCAAAGAGAACACCCTTTGTTTTCCCTGACATTTTTCGACCTGGCATTGTTCATCCAGGAAAATCTGATCAAGCTAATTGGTTTACTCATATCAAGTTAGAAGGGGAGTCATTTTACAGTCCTCAATCGGCAATACCTCTCGCAAATGGGCAGTTGATCCCAAAATCTTTCCTTCATCTGCATGACATTGGGAAACAACATTGTTTGGGAGTGCCTTCAGCAGGAACTGAAAACTGTGATGTTACTGTTTCAACAATTCAGGAACTATCTGGGGCCTCGATCTCCAGTcgtgctctctctcttctgTCAGCCCAATCACAGGGCTTGTCAAGTCATTTGACAGGAATTCCAATGGCTAGCCCCCAGATTATGCAAGGTGACGCTGCCCATCATGTTGGTGTTCAAATTTTTGAGAAGCCGTTAAGGGCAAGCTCTATGGAACAATATGGACCAAGTGGACTCTATTCACATGGGCTGAACTCCATGGACGTTGGTAAGATGGGATCCATAATGTTTTCTGATGCTAGTCATGCTGCTGATTTTCAAGTCTGTACTGAAGGGGGTTTTCAAGATTCGGGTATGCTGAATGCTAAGTATTGTCCATCTCCTGAACATGGATCCACAGTTGATTGGCTCCAATTGTCATCACATCTTCAAAGAGTGGAACGACAGAAAAATTCCATTCAAGTAAAGCAAGAAAATGAGGACTCATGCTATTTCCCAACCTTTAGAGTGTTATGCAATCAACAAG GTTAA
- the LOC122311754 gene encoding squamosa promoter-binding-like protein 6 isoform X2, which yields MEPWSYTSEGKGLLFPDEIDLQVDAFARSKKPLMEWDNKPNFSFESNGLVSDREAVESMDFVELGFPDFVRKPFHGNQGLEMFSGEVGSSSSQRAVSPSCIITSNSCFEEVASEEKLSSSGMETNNQDLSLIDLKLGRLADCKGAESSKLFKHRPVLSSEPPSLLTKRARKANSHSQAAFCQVHGCNKDLSSSKDYHKRHKVCDVHSKTTKVIVNGIEQRFCQQCSRFHLLAEFDEGKRSCRKRLAGHNERRRKPQLDTLSGKHKLLQSYQGKSDQANWFTHIKLEGESFYSPQSAIPLANGQLIPKSFLHLHDIGKQHCLGVPSAGTENCDVTVSTIQELSGASISSRALSLLSAQSQGLSSHLTGIPMASPQIMQGDAAHHVGVQIFEKPLRASSMEQYGPSGLYSHGLNSMDVGKMGSIMFSDASHAADFQVCTEGGFQDSGMLNAKYCPSPEHGSTVDWLQLSSHLQRVERQKNSIQVKQENEDSCYFPTFRVLCNQQG from the exons ATGGAGCCTTGGAGTTACACATCAGAAGGGAAAGGCCTTTTGTTTCCTGATGAAATAGATTTACAAGTTGATGCTTTTGCTAGAAGCAAAAAACCATTAATGGAATGGGATAATAAACCCAATTTTAGTTTTGAAAGCAACGGGCTTGTATCTGATAGAGAAGCGGTTGAGAGCATGGATTTTGTCGAATTGGGATTCCCTGACTTTGTGAGAAAACCATTTCATGGTAACCAAGGATTAGAGATGTTCAGTGGTGAGGTTGGCAGCAGTTCTAGTCAAAGAGCAGTTTCCCCATCGTGTATTATTACCTCAAATTCATGCTTTGAAGAAGTGGCTTCTGAAGAAAAGCTTTCAAGTTCAGGCATGGAAACTAACAACCAAGATTTATCACTTATTGATTTGAAGCTAGGGAGATTGGCTGATTGCAAAGGTGCAGAGAGCAGCAAGCTTTTTAAACACAGACCGGTTTTGTCATCTGAACCACCATCCTTGCTGACAAAGCGAGCACGCAAAGCAAATTCACACTCTCAGGCTGCCTTCTGCCAAGTCCATGGTTGTAACAAGGATTTGAGCTCCTCAAAGGATTACCACAAAAGGCATAAAGTTTGCGATGTTCACTCCAAGACTACCAAAGTTATTGTTAACGGCATTGAACAAAGGTTTTGTCAACAGTGTAGCAG GTTTCATTTGCTGGCTGAATTTGATGAAGGGAAGCGAAGTTGTCGTAAACGCTTAGCAGGCCATAATGAACGTCGAAGGAAGCCTCAGTTAGATACCCTTTCTGGTAAACATAAGCTGCTTCAATCATATCAAG GAAAATCTGATCAAGCTAATTGGTTTACTCATATCAAGTTAGAAGGGGAGTCATTTTACAGTCCTCAATCGGCAATACCTCTCGCAAATGGGCAGTTGATCCCAAAATCTTTCCTTCATCTGCATGACATTGGGAAACAACATTGTTTGGGAGTGCCTTCAGCAGGAACTGAAAACTGTGATGTTACTGTTTCAACAATTCAGGAACTATCTGGGGCCTCGATCTCCAGTcgtgctctctctcttctgTCAGCCCAATCACAGGGCTTGTCAAGTCATTTGACAGGAATTCCAATGGCTAGCCCCCAGATTATGCAAGGTGACGCTGCCCATCATGTTGGTGTTCAAATTTTTGAGAAGCCGTTAAGGGCAAGCTCTATGGAACAATATGGACCAAGTGGACTCTATTCACATGGGCTGAACTCCATGGACGTTGGTAAGATGGGATCCATAATGTTTTCTGATGCTAGTCATGCTGCTGATTTTCAAGTCTGTACTGAAGGGGGTTTTCAAGATTCGGGTATGCTGAATGCTAAGTATTGTCCATCTCCTGAACATGGATCCACAGTTGATTGGCTCCAATTGTCATCACATCTTCAAAGAGTGGAACGACAGAAAAATTCCATTCAAGTAAAGCAAGAAAATGAGGACTCATGCTATTTCCCAACCTTTAGAGTGTTATGCAATCAACAAG GTTAA